Proteins encoded together in one Macadamia integrifolia cultivar HAES 741 chromosome 8, SCU_Mint_v3, whole genome shotgun sequence window:
- the LOC122086927 gene encoding uncharacterized protein LOC122086927 isoform X2 — MADEAPQLESRTSEVSEEGNELEEVEKLEVEVKQMAQKIVHYRKTLPDQFKKSVASVLAAQRPLLPNLDATAQLGVTGDRVSDAGEHIESSKGTLVAEEDPEMKEKIRLLKLKISMTYS; from the exons ATGGCGGACGAGGCTCCACAGCTTGAAAGCCGAACCTCTGAAGTTAGTGAGGAAGGCAACGAACTCGAAGAAGTAGAGAAACTGGAGGTTGAAGTGAAGCAAATGGCTCAAAAAATCGTCCATTACCGGAAAACGCTTCCGGATCAGTTCAAGAAAAGTGTTGCTTCGGTCCTTGCTGCTCAAAGacctcttcttccaaatctcGATGCCACTGCTCAGCTTGGAGTCACTGGAGATCGCGTCTCAG ATGCAGGAGAACATATTGAGTCATCTAAAGGTACATTAGTAGCAGAAGAGGATCCTGAGATGAAGGAGAAAATACGGTTGCTGAAACTCAAGATTTCTA TGACATATTCTTAA
- the LOC122086927 gene encoding uncharacterized protein LOC122086927 isoform X1, translating into MADEAPQLESRTSEVSEEGNELEEVEKLEVEVKQMAQKIVHYRKTLPDQFKKSVASVLAAQRPLLPNLDATAQLGVTGDRVSDAGEHIESSKGTLVAEEDPEMKEKIRLLKLKISSNVSAMPIILKRMNECISMIDRLDSFNGNIHPVFKRKRTS; encoded by the exons ATGGCGGACGAGGCTCCACAGCTTGAAAGCCGAACCTCTGAAGTTAGTGAGGAAGGCAACGAACTCGAAGAAGTAGAGAAACTGGAGGTTGAAGTGAAGCAAATGGCTCAAAAAATCGTCCATTACCGGAAAACGCTTCCGGATCAGTTCAAGAAAAGTGTTGCTTCGGTCCTTGCTGCTCAAAGacctcttcttccaaatctcGATGCCACTGCTCAGCTTGGAGTCACTGGAGATCGCGTCTCAG ATGCAGGAGAACATATTGAGTCATCTAAAGGTACATTAGTAGCAGAAGAGGATCCTGAGATGAAGGAGAAAATACGGTTGCTGAAACTCAAGATTTCTAGTAATGTCTCTGCTATGCCCATCATTTTGAAGAGGATGAATGAGTGTATTTCTATGATTGATAGACTAGATTCATTCAATGGGAACATACATCCTGTTTTTAAAAGGAAACGAACAAGCTGA
- the LOC122086927 gene encoding uncharacterized protein LOC122086927 isoform X3, producing MADEAPQLESRTSEVSEEGNELEEVEKLEVEVKQMAQKIVHYRKTLPDQFKKSVASVLAAQRPLLPNLDATAQLGVTGDRVSDAGEHIESSKGTLVAEEDPEMKEKIRLLKLKISTL from the exons ATGGCGGACGAGGCTCCACAGCTTGAAAGCCGAACCTCTGAAGTTAGTGAGGAAGGCAACGAACTCGAAGAAGTAGAGAAACTGGAGGTTGAAGTGAAGCAAATGGCTCAAAAAATCGTCCATTACCGGAAAACGCTTCCGGATCAGTTCAAGAAAAGTGTTGCTTCGGTCCTTGCTGCTCAAAGacctcttcttccaaatctcGATGCCACTGCTCAGCTTGGAGTCACTGGAGATCGCGTCTCAG ATGCAGGAGAACATATTGAGTCATCTAAAGGTACATTAGTAGCAGAAGAGGATCCTGAGATGAAGGAGAAAATACGGTTGCTGAAACTCAAGATTTCTA CTCTCTAA